The Methanobacterium sp. BAmetb5 genome includes a region encoding these proteins:
- a CDS encoding NAD(P)/FAD-dependent oxidoreductase: MPENIPEKGAVIQKDLETYAIIPYIPGGMVDPDTLIKIANTAQKYHAKTLKVTSNQSIAIIGIKYDDIDRIWEDLDMKPGGFIGKKVRTTKICPGTTYCKRGQQDSISLGLKIDERFQGIELPNKLKIGVSGCPNSCSESGVKDIGVIGFRKGWRIMVGGTSGIKPMIGQMLAQDLPDEEALELIGKIIEYYQENGDKKRLGRFIERMGFERFKNTVLEE; encoded by the coding sequence ATGCCAGAAAATATTCCAGAAAAAGGAGCAGTTATCCAGAAAGATCTGGAAACCTACGCAATAATTCCCTATATTCCCGGGGGTATGGTGGACCCGGATACATTAATTAAAATAGCGAATACTGCCCAGAAATACCATGCAAAAACTCTTAAAGTAACTTCTAACCAGAGTATTGCCATTATTGGGATTAAATACGATGATATTGACCGGATCTGGGAAGATCTGGACATGAAACCTGGAGGGTTCATTGGGAAAAAAGTTAGAACCACTAAAATTTGCCCCGGAACCACCTACTGCAAACGAGGTCAACAGGATTCCATCAGCCTGGGACTTAAAATCGATGAACGGTTCCAGGGAATAGAACTACCCAACAAACTAAAAATTGGAGTATCCGGGTGTCCAAATTCCTGTTCAGAGTCAGGAGTGAAAGATATTGGAGTCATTGGCTTCAGAAAGGGGTGGAGAATTATGGTAGGTGGAACCAGTGGAATAAAACCAATGATCGGCCAAATGTTAGCCCAAGATCTGCCAGATGAAGAAGCCCTGGAACTGATTGGGAAAATAATCGAATATTACCAGGAAAACGGGGACAAAAAACGTTTAGGTAGATTTATAGAGAGGATGGGTTTTGAAAGATTTAAAAACACTGTTCTCGAAGAATGA
- a CDS encoding SAM-dependent methyltransferase produces the protein MINIVYDIKVYRQTLKDIIKEDDVVVELGCHVGNSTRIISQLAPHGKIIALDKGTESKEKLDELKKEVETPIEFIQQDVRLHETLEEVAQKVEEWGGCDVLSVDLGGGYHPDTTFKVFYIWSSTLKPRDTIIRNRGLLDFIHSSSGTEIIRSENGWLESCGDDGIPPRLKELKLWSPKL, from the coding sequence ATGATCAACATTGTATACGATATCAAAGTTTACAGACAGACCCTGAAAGACATTATCAAAGAAGATGATGTTGTAGTAGAGCTGGGCTGCCATGTAGGTAATTCCACCCGTATCATATCCCAGCTGGCGCCCCACGGAAAGATAATAGCACTCGATAAGGGCACTGAATCTAAAGAGAAGCTGGATGAACTGAAAAAGGAAGTTGAAACTCCCATTGAGTTTATCCAGCAGGATGTGCGTCTACACGAAACCCTGGAAGAAGTGGCCCAAAAGGTGGAGGAGTGGGGAGGATGTGATGTTCTCTCGGTGGATCTGGGTGGAGGTTACCATCCCGACACCACCTTCAAAGTTTTCTACATTTGGTCATCAACTTTAAAACCTCGTGATACAATAATAAGAAATAGAGGTCTTTTAGACTTTATTCACTCATCATCCGGCACTGAGATCATCAGGTCAGAAAATGGGTGGCTGGAGTCCTGTGGAGATGATGGCATCCCACCGCGTTTAAAAGAACTAAAACTCTGGTCTCCTAAACTATAA
- a CDS encoding 2-amino-3,7-dideoxy-D-threo-hept-6-ulosonate synthase has translation MIGKKIRIERIINRKTGRCVIVPMDHGVSIGPVEGIIKMAETIDEVASGGANAVIMHKGMVGTGHRGYGRDIGLIIHLSASTALGPDPDHKVLVTSVEKAIQLGADAVSVHVNVGSEMEPEMLMHLGSISEICDDWGMPLIAMMYPRGKKIDNEHDAEVVKLASRAGAELGADIIKTNYTGDPETFKEVIDGCPVPLVIAGGPRVETDRELLEMVKNSVDMGGAGVAIGRNIFQARSPQKTTRAIAEIVHNNLEVDEALKILNGK, from the coding sequence ATGATAGGAAAGAAAATCAGGATTGAAAGGATAATCAACCGGAAAACCGGGAGATGTGTTATCGTGCCCATGGATCACGGTGTTTCCATCGGACCTGTGGAAGGAATAATAAAAATGGCAGAGACCATAGATGAAGTGGCCAGCGGCGGTGCCAACGCTGTAATAATGCATAAAGGAATGGTCGGCACAGGACACCGAGGTTATGGGCGAGATATTGGGCTGATTATCCACTTATCCGCCAGTACTGCCCTGGGACCAGACCCGGATCATAAAGTACTGGTGACCAGTGTGGAAAAAGCCATCCAGTTGGGAGCAGACGCAGTATCAGTACACGTAAACGTGGGATCAGAGATGGAACCCGAGATGTTAATGCACCTGGGAAGCATCTCCGAGATCTGTGATGACTGGGGAATGCCCCTCATTGCCATGATGTACCCCCGCGGCAAGAAAATTGACAATGAACACGATGCCGAAGTGGTTAAGCTGGCATCCCGTGCCGGTGCCGAACTGGGAGCCGACATCATTAAAACCAATTACACCGGAGACCCGGAGACATTCAAAGAAGTTATCGACGGTTGCCCCGTCCCCTTGGTCATTGCCGGAGGGCCCCGAGTGGAAACCGACCGTGAACTTCTGGAAATGGTTAAAAACTCGGTGGACATGGGTGGAGCTGGTGTGGCCATAGGTAGAAACATTTTCCAGGCCAGATCACCCCAGAAAACAACACGGGCCATTGCAGAAATAGTGCACAACAACCTGGAAGTGGACGAAGCCCTTAAAATCTTAAATGGTAAATAA